From a region of the Triticum aestivum cultivar Chinese Spring chromosome 7D, IWGSC CS RefSeq v2.1, whole genome shotgun sequence genome:
- the LOC123171263 gene encoding G-type lectin S-receptor-like serine/threonine-protein kinase At2g19130, which produces MHLLLDIALLLFLYMSACSAATTETILAGQALTVNDKLVSRNGRYALGFFETSSKSSGNTNNWYLGIWFNTIPKFTSAWVANRDKPIKNITSLELTIYQDGNLVILNRSTKSIIWSTQANIKRNSTTAMLLSSGNLVLTDSSNTTEILWQSFDHPTDTFFPDAKLGWDKLTGLNRHIVSWKNSIDPATGGYRYELDHSGVNQLFVGPLSSSAPYWYSGPWNGKYFDLVPEMARDIIWRSKFVDMGHEKYYTYSLVQAKRITRHVIDVSGQVRVFVWSERSQDWQKVFAQPRSPCDVYSVCGPYTICNDNVALNCNCMKGFTITSPKDWELEDRTGGCSRKTLLDCISNKSTTHTTDNFYPVPCVGLPRNAAKVEVAKSLNECAQFCLNNCSCTAYSFSNGGCSIWHNELLNIRQLQCDGSTNSNGETLYLRLSAKDIQSLENNRKRIVIGVATGIGICALGLFALILLVMIWRNNRKSSGRILNDALGCNGIIAFRYTDLHRATKIFTEKLGRGSFGSVFKGLINDSVSIAVKRLDGAYQGEKQFRAEVSSIGAVQHINLVKLVGFCCEGSRRLLVYEYMPNLSLDVHLFQNNSTMLNWTARYQIALGVARGLAYLHESCRDCIIHCDIKPENILLDASFLPKIADFGMAKLLGRDHSRVLTTVRGTAGYLAPEWITGVPITPKVDVYSYGMVLLEIISGRRNSCGPCTSDGNLDIYFPVHATHKLLEGDVESLVDQKLDGNVNLDEAELVCKVACWCIQDEEVGRPTMGEVIQILEGLVDIRMPPIPRLLQAIGGSSHSTRV; this is translated from the coding sequence ATGCATCTCCTCTTAGATATCGCATTGCTCCTCTTCCTGTACATGTCAGCATGTTCTGCCGCGACAACGGAGACCATCTTGGCCGGCCAAGCACTCACCGTCAACGACAAGCTCGTCTCCAGGAACGGCAGGTACGCGCTGGGCTTCTTCGAAACAAGCAGCAAATCCTCCGGAAACACTAACAATTGGTACCTCGGCATATGGTTCAATACGATCCCCAAATTTACTTCTGCATGGGTTGCAAATAGGGATAAGCCAATCAAGAATATCACCTCATTGGAGCTCACAATATACCAGGATGGCAACCTTGTCATCTTGAACCGGTCCACCAAGTCCATAATCTGGAGTAcacaagcaaacatcaaaagaaaTAGTACCACTGCTATGCTGTTGAGTAGTGGAAATCTCGTCCTAACAGACTCTTCAAACACAACAGAAATTTTGTGGCAGAGCTTTGATCACCCCACGGATACATTTTTCCCAGACGCGAAGCTTGGATGGGACAAGCTCACCGGTCTCAACCGCCATATTGTTTCTTGGAAGAACTCAATCGACCCAGCTACTGGTGGGTATCGTTACGAGTTAGACCATAGTGGTGTTAACCAGTTATTCGTTGGACCACTGAGCAGCTCTGCACCATATTGGTACAGTGGTCCATGGAACGGCAAATACTTTGACTTGGTTCCAGAGATGGCACGAGACATTATTTGGAGATCGAAATTTGTCGACATGGGCCATGAGAAGTACTACACATATAGCTTAGTGCAAGCCAAGAGGATTACTCGCCATGTTATTGACGTCTCGGGCCAAGTAAGGGTGTTCGTTTGGTCTGAGCGCTCACAGGACTGGCAGAAGGTCTTCGCCCAGCCAAGAAGTCCATGTGATGTCTATTCAGTTTGTGGACCTTACACAATTTGCAATGATAATGTGGCTCTAAACTGCAACTGTATGAAGGGCTTCACCATCACATCCCCCAAGGATTGGGAATTAGAAGATCGAACTGGTGGGTGCTCGAGAAAGACTTTGTTAGACTGCATTAGCAACAAAAGCACAACACATACCACAGACAACTTCTACCCTGTGCCATGTGTCGGGTTGCCCCGGAATGCTGCAAAAGTAGAAGTTGCTAAAAGTTTGAATGAGTGTGCACAATTTTGCCTGAATAACTGCTCTTGCACCGCGTATTCCTTCAGCAATGGTGGATGTTCTATCTGGCACAATGAACTGCTCAACATACGACAACTACAATGTGATGGCAGCACCAATTCAAATGGAGAAACTCTTTACCTTCGCCTTTCTGCTAAAGATATTCAAAGTTTGGAAAACAACAGAAAAAGGATTGTCATTGGAGTTGCAACTGGTATAGGCATTTGTGCTCTAGGCTTATTCGCACTCATCCTCCTAGTAATGATTTGGAGAAACAACAGGAAAAGCTCTGGCCGCATACTGAATGATGCTCTAGGTTGTAATGGAATCATTGCATTTAGATACACCGATTTACACCGTGCAACGAAAATTTTCACAGAGAAGTTGGGGAGAGGCAGCTTTGGTTCTGTATTTAAGGGGCTTATAAATGATTCAGTTTCCATAGCAGTGAAGAGGCTTGATGGTGCTTATCAAGGAGAGAAGCAATTCAGAGCCGAAGTGAGCTCGATTGGAGCTGTTCAGCACATCAATTTAGTTAAGCTTGTTGGTTTCTGTTGTGAGGGTTCTAGGAGATTGCTTGTTTATGAATACATGCCGAACCTCTCTCTTGATGTCCATCTATTTCAAAACAATTCCACTATGTTGAATTGGACTGCTCGTTATCAGATAGCCCTGGGAGTTGCCAGAGGGTTAGCCTACTTGCATGAGAGCTGTCGAGACTGCATCATACACTGTGATATTAAGCCAGAAAACATACTGCTTGATGCTTCATTCCTCCCAAAAATTGCAGACTTTGGGATGGCAAAGCTTCTAGGAAGGGATCATAGCCGAGTCTTGACTACAGTCAGAGGAACCGCAGGGTACCTTGCACCTGAATGGATTACTGGTGTTCCTATTACACCAAAAGTTGATGTTTATAGCTACGGGATGGTGTTGCTGGAAATAATATCTGGAAGGAGGAACTCGTGCGGACCATGTACCAGCGATGGCAACCTTGATATTTATTTCCCCGTGCATGCCACACATAAGCTTCTTGAAGGAGACGTCGAGAGTTTGGTAGATCAGAAGTTAGATGGTAATGTCAATCTGGATGAGGCTGAGCTGGTTTGCAAGGTTGCATGTTGGTGCATCCAAGATGAGGAGGTCGGTCGACCAACAATGGGAGAGGTGATCCAGATTCTTGAGGGTCTAGTTGATATCAGAATGCCCCCAATACCAAGACTACTTCAAGCTATTGGTGGAAGCTCGCATTCGACGCGCGTGTAA